The proteins below come from a single Tenuifilum thalassicum genomic window:
- a CDS encoding OmpP1/FadL family transporter yields MKRKVLLLGVMMLGTFLAKADYNPANNGSAKKMKTGNRNASITTDAPFYNPAGTVWGSNGFTVEFSTIPFYSTKKITDNGNLLGTDMTYNSKTSSLFYPALNLTYKKDKFAAFMFLGITNGGGAGNYDDGLPMFERLGYANVMAGIMGGLLPGAATDYAVKTSFNGSAYGLGGWLGAAYKVSDMISVAGAIQYSHQSNHQEGWLDVSYIPAPGAVPIPRTEIDVDFTGQSFGFIGSLDIKPLPNLLIANTFRYFTEMELETKVNDGKDGDGMFVDGTKSLSTYVPTYNLGIAYEVNEKLKLAYNMNVSFYSMLDLDKDANDVDIADYYKNGIDFGLAAEYQINEKVNWGLGFTYAPYKMKKEYQSEMEFETTTLWFNTGASVMLKDNLGVDLGFQVGIPTEKRKIDDTFLAPFTQTLKNELSYSMGIGFWYKF; encoded by the coding sequence ATGAAAAGAAAAGTTTTATTACTTGGAGTAATGATGCTAGGAACTTTCCTTGCAAAAGCGGATTACAATCCTGCAAATAATGGTAGTGCAAAAAAAATGAAAACGGGCAACCGTAATGCTTCAATTACAACAGATGCACCATTCTACAACCCAGCAGGAACAGTTTGGGGTAGTAATGGCTTTACCGTTGAGTTTTCTACCATACCATTCTACTCAACAAAAAAGATTACCGACAATGGTAACCTATTAGGTACAGATATGACCTACAATAGCAAAACTAGTTCTTTATTCTACCCTGCACTAAACCTAACCTATAAAAAGGATAAGTTTGCTGCTTTCATGTTTTTAGGAATAACCAATGGTGGCGGTGCTGGAAACTACGATGATGGTCTTCCAATGTTTGAACGCTTAGGGTATGCTAATGTAATGGCAGGGATAATGGGCGGCCTACTTCCTGGAGCAGCAACCGATTATGCAGTTAAAACCAGCTTTAATGGCTCAGCCTATGGACTCGGTGGCTGGCTTGGTGCAGCATACAAGGTGAGCGATATGATTTCTGTTGCTGGTGCCATCCAATACTCACATCAGTCAAATCATCAAGAGGGTTGGCTAGATGTATCATATATTCCAGCACCAGGTGCAGTTCCAATACCTCGCACCGAAATTGATGTTGATTTCACAGGCCAAAGCTTTGGATTTATTGGTAGCCTTGATATCAAACCTCTTCCCAATCTTCTTATTGCAAACACATTCCGCTACTTTACCGAAATGGAACTAGAAACCAAGGTTAATGATGGCAAAGATGGCGATGGAATGTTTGTTGATGGTACAAAATCTTTATCTACTTATGTTCCTACTTATAATCTGGGTATCGCTTACGAGGTAAATGAGAAGTTGAAACTTGCTTACAATATGAATGTTTCATTCTACTCTATGCTTGATTTAGATAAGGACGCTAACGATGTGGATATTGCCGATTACTATAAAAATGGTATTGATTTTGGTTTGGCAGCAGAGTACCAGATCAACGAGAAAGTTAACTGGGGACTAGGATTCACCTATGCACCATACAAAATGAAAAAGGAGTATCAATCTGAAATGGAATTTGAAACAACAACACTTTGGTTTAATACTGGAGCAAGCGTTATGCTAAAAGATAACCTAGGGGTAGATTTAGGTTTCCAAGTTGGTATTCCCACCGAAAAGCGTAAAATAGATGATACTTTCCTAGCACCATTCACACAAACCCTTAAAAATGAGCTTTCATACTCAATGGGAATAGGTTTCTGGTACAAGTTTTAA